A single region of the Silene latifolia isolate original U9 population chromosome 8, ASM4854445v1, whole genome shotgun sequence genome encodes:
- the LOC141595199 gene encoding uncharacterized protein LOC141595199, whose protein sequence is MKGVKRFGIKGQLSPKYVGPYEVLKRISLVAYKLELPANLGKVHDVFHISQLRKYITDPSHVLQTKVFEIQSNLTYEERTIRILDKKEKHLRNKVVPLVKVLWRCDKFEEETWETEDSMRVKHPHLF, encoded by the coding sequence ATGAAGGGTGTTAAAAGGTTTGGGATTAAAGGTCAGTTGAGTCCTAAGTATGTGGGTCCTTATGAGGTGCTCAAGAGAATTAGTCTGGTGGCATATAAGTTGGAGTTGCCAGCTAATCTTGGGAAGGTTCATGACGTGTTCCACATTTCTCAGTTAAGGAAGTACATTACCGATCCCAGTCACGTCCTTCAAACTAAAGTCTTTGAAATTCAGTCTAACCTGACCTATGAAGAGCGAACTATTCGCATTTTGGATAAGAAAGAAAAACATCTTAGAAATAAGGTTGTGCCTTTAGTGAAAGTCCTTTGGAGGTGCGACAAGTTCGAGGAAGAGACATGGGAAACTGAAGACTCTATGCGAGTAAAGCACCCACATCTTTTTTAG